The stretch of DNA CCCTCTTTTGAAGAAGTAAAAGCATCTCATAATTCTGTAACTGCCATAGTAAATTCTGAAAACGGCGAGTTTGCAGCATTAGTTCTGATAAAAGGTTTTCGCTTTAAAAATGCACTTATGGAAGAACATTTTAATGAAAATTATGCAGAGTCCGACACCTATCCTAAAGCAACATTTAAAGGACAAATATTAGATTTTTCTTTAAATAAGTTAAATGCACAAAAGCAATCTTTTTTAATTAATGGGCAATTAACTTTTCATGGAAAGACTAAACAGCTAGATAGTACTAATATAGATATTACCCAAAATGAGGGTCTTATTACAATATCTGGAGCCTTTTTGGCTAATGCGTCAGATTTTGACATTAAAATACCAAAAGTTGTTAAAAATAAAATTGCAAATGATATAAACGTATCTTTCAATTTTAGTCTTAAAAAAAAGTAGCTGTTTTTATTAAGCCTCCCCATGAATCTATAAAACAACAAAAACTTGGACACTCTAAAAACATTACTTTATTTCTCTATTTTTAAATATCCACTTACTGAAGAGGAAATTTATAAATTTTCGCGGTTAACCTCAAAAGAACTAATGCATGAGGAAATTGACTTTTTACTACAAAAAAGCATTATTTATAAATTTGATGGTTTTTATTCAACCATAAACGATATTGCTACGGTACATAGAAGAACTGAAGGGAATCGAATGGCAAAAAATATCATGCCAAAAGCTTTTAGAGTGGCTAAACTTATCACTCAATTCCCATATGTAGAAGGTGTTTCTTTATCTGGAGCTCTATCTAAAGGCTATTATGATAATGACGGGGATATCGATTTTTTTATCATTACTAAACCCAACAGATTATGGATAGCGAGAACACTACTCATTCTATATAAGAAAATATTTTTGTTGAATTCAAAAAAATATTTTTGTGTTAATTATTTTATTAGCAGTAGCAACTTAGAAATTTTTGAGCAAAACAGATTCACTGCTACAGAAGCTATAACGCTTATTCCTGTTTCCGGAAAAGCAGTCTATACATCATTTATTAAAGAAAACCCTTGGACAAAAGATTATTTTCCTAATATAGGCCCTTTTGATTCTTCAACAATAAATGATTATAAAAAAGCATGGTTATCCCTACTCCTGCAAAGGATCTTAAACACTAAAATTGGTGATTTCTTAGATAACTTTTTCAGAAAAATCACTTTAAAAAAATGGCATTCTAAATTTGGACATTTAGAAAAAGATGATTTCGAAATTGCCATGAAGTCTACTAAAAATATTTCCAAGCACCACCCTCAAAACTTTCAAAAAAAGGTTATTGATTTGTTAAACGAAAAATACGATACTATAAGAAAACTGTATAACTTAGACTTACACTCAGAACATGCTTGATATAGTCTTTTCTCATTCTTATTATTATAAATTCGATCAAAAACAATGGAAGAATAAAACACCTTATCCGCCATTAGGCACTATATATGCTGCATCTTACCTTAGAGAACATGGATATACTGTTGATCTTTTTGATGCAAACCTCTTAGATGATCCTAAAACAATTAAACCGTATTTGGAAATACATAAACCGAAAACATTTGTTCTTTACGATGATGGTTTTAATTATCTAACAAAAATGTGCTTAACAACCATGCGTGAAGCCGCCTTTGAGATGATAAAAATTGCCAAAGAAATACATTGCAACGTTATAGTCTGTAGCTCTGATTCTACAGATCATTATGAAAAGTATTTAGATTATGGTGCCGATTTTGTGATTCAGGGAGAAGGAGAAATAACCCTTAAAGAACTAGTCACGGCTCTTGAAAACAATAAAGATACCTCTCTAATACAAGGGATTGTCTTCAAAAATGATGATGGAATTATTAAAAATCCATCCAGAGCAGTCCTAAAGGAATTAGATACACTCCCTTTACCCGCCTGGGATCTGGTTGATATTGAAGCCTATCGGACCATTTGGGAGTCTCATGGAAATAAATTTACTTTAAATATAGCAACAACACGTGGTTGTCCCTATAAATGCAATTGGTGTGCGAAGCCTATTTATGGTAACCGTTACAATTCGCATAGCCCTGAATATATCATAAAACACATAAAATACTTGGTTGAAAAATATCATGTAAACAGCTTTTGGATGTGTGACGATATCTTTGGATTAAAACCAAATTGGGTTCAACAATTTAATAGTAACTTAAAAACCGAAAAGCTTTCTATTTCCTATTATATTCAAAGCAGAGTCGATTTACTTTTAAAAGAAGATACTATTGAGGCTTTAGCCGAGAGTGGACTTCGCGAGGTTTGGGTTGGAGCGGAAAGTGGTTCTCAAGCAATCCTAGACGGCATGGATAAAGGTATTACCGTTTCCCAAATCTATGAAGCGACCCGTCTGCTAAAAGAAAAAAATGTTCGTGTCGCATTTTTTATTCAGTTTGGTTACCTAAAAGAAACTAAAGAAGATATTTATAAAACCATTCGGATGATAAAAACCTTAGTTCCTGATAATCTTGGAATTTCTGTTTCGTATCCTCTACCAGGAACCAAGTTTTATGAAAAGGTTAAAGATGATTTAAAATTAAAAACTAATTGGACGGATTCTGATGATTTGGCTATGTTATTCAAAGGAACATTTAACTCCAGGTTTTATAAAAAACTACATCGCTATGTGCATAAAGAATATCGTAAAAGCCAAGGGGAAGCAAATTTAAAAAAGGTTTTAAAAAACCCTTTTTCTATCACTAAATCTGAATTAAGATCTATACTTTTATATGGTTATTATGTACCATCAGCTTTATTAGATAAAATTATCTTAAAAAACATGGAGCATAATTATGCCTAATGATTTTGATATAGCTGCGAAGAACTATGATAATGTGTTTACATTTTCTAAGATTGGCAGCGCACAACGGCAGCGCGTTTTTAACTATTTAAATCCAATAATTAATACCACTAAAAAGCTTTCTGTACTTGAATTGAACTGTGGTACTGGAGTAGATGCTATAAAACTAGCAAATCTTGGACATCATGTCTTAGCTACAGATGTATCTAAAAGTATGATCGATATAGCAAAGACTAAAGAAACTCCCAAAAATTTAGATTTTAAAATTCAAGATATTAATACCATTTCGAACCAAACTTTTCAAAAACAATTTGACTTGGTTTTTTCAAATTTTGGAGGGTTAAACTGTCTTTCTAAAGTAGAACTGGAAACTTTCATAAAAAAAACTAAAAACCTTCTAACTCCTAATGGAAAGCTAATTTTGGTTATAATGCCTAAATTTTGTCTTTGGGAACGTCTATATTTTTATTTAAAAGGAGACTTAAAAAATGCCAAAAGAAGGCATACTCAAAAAAGTGTTCTAGCTAATGTAGATGGTGCAAAGGTTCCAACATGGTATTACAATCCAAAAGATGTTATATCTTTAGCAAAAACGCAATATAAATCTGAAAGATTAAAACCTATAGGAATAAGTATTCCTCCTTCGTACCTTGAAGGGTCTTTTTTATCTAAAAAGCCTTTTTTAGATATATTGATTGGTATTGAAAAGATCATCGGTTTTTCTTTTATGGCAAAATATGCAGATCACTATTTAATTGAATTGACAAAAAAGTGAGTTTAGTATTAACACATGCTTATTACTTAAATGAAGACCCGAAAGAGTTGCTCATTATGAAACCGTATACGCCTTTAGGGTTATTATATATTTCGTCTTACTTAAATGAAAAAAATGTTGAAAACCATGTTTTTGATTCTACCTTTTATTCTCAGGAAGAACAATTAGCGTTTATTCAAAATAAACAACCTAAAGCTGTAGCTATTTATACCAATTTGATGACCAAAATCAATGTCATTAAACTTATTAAACTGTTAAAAAATGATTCTAAATATGGTTTTCCTAAAATAATTTTAGGTGGACCGGATATTACTTACAATTGCGAAAATTATTTGAACACTGGTGCTCATTTTTTAGTTATAGGAGAAGGAGAACAAACAACTTTGGAATTATATCATGCCATTTTAAACGACAGCAATTATCAAAACATTCCCGGAATTGCTTTTTTAGAAAACACTAGTATCAAGAAAACAGCACCTAGAACTAAAATTAAGGACCTTTCGGAGTTACCCTTACCGAATAGAGAAGCCATTCCTATTGACAAGTATTTAGATACTTGGAAAACCTACCATGGTAAAAGCTCAATGACCGTTAGTACGCAACGAGGTTGTCCTTATACGTGTAAATGGTGTAGTACTGCCGTTTACGGACAAAGCTATAGAAGACGCCCTGCAGATATGGTTGCTGCAGAATTACGGATGCTAAAAGACACTTACAAACCAGATGCTATCTGGTTTGTAGATGATGTCTTCACTGTAAGTCATAAATGGATACAAAGCTTTCATCAAGAAGTAATAAAACAAAATGCTGTTATTCCTTTTGAATGCATTACAAGAGCAGAACGCTTAAATGATGAGATTTTACAGTTATTAAAAGAAGCCGGTTGTTTTCGAATTTGGATCGGTGCTGAAAGCGGATCTCAAAAAATTATTGATGCCATGGATAGACGTGTAGATGTTGATGTTGTAAAAGAAGCTATTCAAAAAACGAATGCTTTAGGTATAGAAACAGGTACATTTATCATGGTTGGCTACCCAGGTGAAGATGAAACGGATATTAATAAAACTATTAGCTATTTAAAAGCAGCTAATCCAACTCATTTCACAATTACAGTGGCGTATCCAATTAAGGGGACTTCTTTATACAATGAGATCAAAGATAAAATAACGGTGCAACCAAATTGGGAAACTTCGACAGATCGCGATATTGATTTTACTAGAACTTATTCTAGAAAATTTTATGATTATGCGGTGAAACGTATTGTAAATGAAGTTAATTCCCATAAAGAGATATCGAAAGGGGAAAATAAAAATTTATTGTTTTTTTTAAAGTTAAAAATAAAATCTGTTTTGGCAAATTTGTTGATGAAAGCTTATGCATAAAAAACAATGTTATATACTTGGATTAACAATAGTTTATTTTATCATAAGCTTAATAGGCATATTACATCATGAAATATGGTTGGATGAAGCTCATCATTGGTTATTAGCAAGAGATAGTTTTAGTTTTAAAGAGTTAATTTATAATACTCGATATGAAGGACATCCTATTCTCTGGAATATCTTACTCTTTTATATTTCAAGGTTAACACTGAATCCTTTTTGGATGCAATTGCTTCATATTTTAATATCGACTGCAGCTATCTTTATTTTTCTAAAAAAAGCTCCATTTTCATGGCTCTTTAAAACCCTTTTCATTTTTGGTTATTTTATCATTTTTGAATATAATATAATTAGTAGAAATTATATGCTAGGAGTTTTATTTCTCTTTTTAGCGTGTAGCCTTTTTAAAGAAAAGGATAGTCGTTTTTCATTTTTATGCTTTTTCCTAGCTATGGCTGCAAATACCCATGCTATATTCGGTATTATTAGTTTTGCTTTTTTTCTAACACTGTTGTATGAAAATTGGCAAAGAAAAATACTTTTTGTAAATAGAACGCATGTTTATGGTTATCTCATTTTTATTATTGGATTTACAATAGCACTTATACAGATAGTTCCGCCTACAGACACCACTTTTTTCGATCATGCAATAACATCTTCATTTAAAGAACGAATGACTCCTGGTTTGGTCTCCTTTTTCAAAGGTCTAATGCCTATTCCAGATTTTAGAACCATTCATTTTTGGAATTCGAATTTACTAGTAAACCTTAACAAGAGTATAAGTGCCATTTTATCAATTGCAGTCTATATCATTCCACTAATATTATTTTATAAGAAAAAAACAGCTTTAGTTTTTATTTATACAGGATTATTTGGAATTCAATTATTCTTCTTTTTTACTAATCTGTCTGCAACGAGATATTTTGGAATAACCTATATATTGTTTATAATAACATTATGGATAAGTAAGGAATATTACCCAAGGTCATCTCAAAATGGTTTTAAAAATATTAGAAATCTTAAAAAAACAATTATTTATAGTATTCTTTTTGTTCAATTTATAGGAGGAATTATAGCCTTTTCAATGGATTTGACGCACTCTTTTTCAAACGGAAAAGACGTTTTTTTAGTTTTAAAAGAAAAAAAAGCGTCCAACTATATGGTCGTTACTACTTTTTGTCAAGGCACTATTATAAGTCCCTATTTAAGAAAAAAAGTGTATTTTTTATGTAGTGAAAGCTATCAAAGTCATTGCCCATGGAATCGAAATAATCAGTTTAGTTTAAACTTATCTAATGAAGAAGTAATGTATAAGCTTTCAAAGCTACTTGATGACAAACCTATTATATTTATTGGAGCTTATAATTTTATAGGTAGTAAAAAAGAACATATTAATATAAAATTATTGAAAAAACTCAACAACTATGTTGTAAGGGGCCTAGACTATCATATTTATGAAATATCAAAAAAATAGTTATATCGATGAAAAATTTAAATATTTTATTTTTTTTACTACTAGCTTCATGTGCAACCGACTCGTATCAAGATTTAGTTAAAGTAGATACTATAATAAATTTAAAGTGGAATAAGGCATATCCTGACGATACAATTAACAAATCTGTAATAGGTTTACAATGGGCTTTATCTTATATTGGAGCAAAGCTTCCTAATTATAATTCCAATCTTACTTTGAATGGAAATATTATTAAAATTGATACTGATAAGTTAGGATTGACTGATAATGCTAAACAAAAATTAACTATTTTAAATAATAATATTAAAAATTCAAATGAATATAAAATAACTTCTTCCGTTGATTTAGGTCGTTATGTTACATTACTCATTGGAGTTTCACAGCATTATTATGAAATTGTAGATGTTCCAAATGAATTAAGCTCTCTATTAGATAAATACACATTAAAACCAGAAAAGGGTTATATTAATAATTCTAATATATCTTTAGAACATAGAATTATTAATTTCTCAGAACAAAGTGAATTTAATCAGCTTTTTATTTCAACAGAAGTAGATCCTGAAAATCAAACTATATTTGAATATGAAACTATAGAAATCTTACCCAATGGACAATTACGTTTTGGTATATTTGACGAAAATGGTTTCCGCAAAAACAATGCTTCCCCATTACACACTAATGCTGGCAAACCTGCAAAGTGTATATGGTGCCACGAATCGGGCATTCAACCATTATTCTCCTTACAAAATGATTTCACAGGGTATTTAACATATTTAGAATTTAGAGATACTTTATTAAATTACAGAAGTTCGCATAATACTAACAAAAATGCCTTATTAGATGGCGTAGGTTTTTCTAATACACAAGAACATACCCTAACCGAGTTATTATATATTTCTTTTATGGAAGCGTCTGCTGAACGATTAAGTTTAGAATGGAATTTACCAATTGAAGAAGTTAAAAATAGGCTTTCTGGAATATCAACACATACTTATGATGAATTTCCTTTTTTAGGGGATTTGTATTATAGAAATGAGATTAGGCCATTTGCTCCCTTTAAAGGACTAGAGGTCTCCTCATCTGTAAGAGAAAAATCCGAAACAGAAGTTAACCATATAAATTAATATGCTTAATAATAAAAAAATAATTGTTGTGTTACCAGCATATAATGCTGAAAAAACTCTTAAAAAAACATATTATGATATTCCATTTGATATTGTTGATGATGTTATTTTAACAGATGACTTTAGTGATGACAAAACCATTAAAATTGCACAAGACATAGGAATAAAACACGTTATAAAGCATGCTAAAAATAAAGGATATGGTGCCAACCAAAAAAGTTGTTATAAAAAAGCTTTTGATTTAAATGCAGATATCATTGTAATGCTACACCCAGATTACCAATACAATCCCAAATTAATTCCGGCTATGTGCACATTAATTGCAAATGACACTTATAATGTCGTTTTCGGATCTCGCATTTTAAATGGGAGTGCCATAAAAAACGGAATGCCAATATATAAGTACACCTTTAATAGATTACTTACTTTTTTTCAAAATATACTAATGAATCAAAAGTTCTCTGAATTCCATACAGGATACCGTTGCTTTAAAGCATCCGTTTTACAACAAGTTCCTTTTGAAAAAAATTCAGATGATTTCATTTTCGATAATCAAATTATAGCACAATTATGCTACATAAATGCATCATTTGGTGAAGTTTCCTGCCCTGCAAAATATGAAAAAGATTCTTCTTCAATAAATTTTATACGAAGTTCTAAATACGGACTTGGAGTACTTAGTGTATCAATAAAATATTTACTACAAAAATTAAAAATTTTCAATTTTAGCATTTTTAAAGGATTATGAAAAATGCAATTAATAATACATACATTGGACTAACTTTTATTTTTATAATATGTAGCCTTTTTATTTACAAGGCATTTTATTTTCCTATACACGATTTTGCTAACTATTACTTTTCTGCCTTTTTTTTAAAAGGCGGTGATTTTACATCTAACATCTATTTCCCTCATTACTTTAATTTAAAAATTGCCGATTTAGACTATCATAATATTTTTGTTAGTTATGCTCCAAATACCCCATTCCTTGCATTATTATTTGTTCCTTTTACTTTATGTACCGTGACCGTTTCCAAACTAATGTTTAATATTTTAGGGCTAATATTATTTCTATACAGTTTAAAAAAACTCTTTGAGGTTTATAAAATTAAAGCACATTATCTGTATATCATCCCATTAGTTTTCTTTATTCCGTTAAAAAACAATTTTCTTTTTGGTCAAACATACTTAATTCTTTTCTTTTTACTTTCTGAAGGTTTTTTAGCTTATAAAAATGAACGTTTTTTTAAAATGAGTTTATTTTGGGGTTTTGCTATTTTACTTAAAGTATTTCCTATAATTCTATTTGGCTTGTTGCTTTTTAAAAAGAAGTATAAAGCGTTTATCTATCTTGGTTTATCATGTGCTCTTTTACTAGGAGCTTCCTTGATTGCAAATGGCTCAGAAGTTTGGGAGTTTTATTTCACATCTGTTTTACCTAAATTCAATAATGGCGAAATTGCAAAAGAATTTGCCCTGAATTATCAATCTATGTTTATGCTATTAAAAGGCATATTTATGTCAAACACTCTAGCATTCTCAATAACGCTCTTACTTTTCAAACTAATAATTATAGTAATTAGTTATTTTTTCACAAGACAAGAAACCTCAGAAATAAAAACCTTTTCTTTTTGGATATTTCTAACCATTTTACTGTCTCCCTATGGAAGCTCGTATTCAAACATTTTGCTACTATTTCTTTTTGTATTTTATTTGAATCACCTAACTTTCGATTATAAAAATATAGTCATCATTTCATTGTTTTTCTTAATTGCGAATATTCCTATTCATTTTTTTGCAAAATTCCCATTGCCTTTTTCTTTTCCAAAATTAGTGTTGTCAATATTGCTTTTTGCTTTTTTGATAGAAAAGAGTTTTAAATACATTCGATGGAAACTAAGTGTGTGTTTTATAAGTTCAATAGTACTTATTGCTATACTATTAAATAATTGGAAAAATCAGAACCAAGATAATTACCCATTGGTAGAGAGCCAACCTATATTAACTTATGACTATACTGTTATTGATGGTCTATTAAACTATATTTATTGGAATCAAAACGGTAAAAATACGCAATCAACTGAAATACGAACAAAAGATATAGATACAAGTCAAGTTTATCTAAAGAGTAATCAAGTGTTTTATAAAAACAAACAACTAACATTTAATAATGATAATAAATTAAAACCAGCTGTCATTAACGATACGACCTTAATTTATCTTTCTGATTTTAAAAGAGGGATTGGTTTTTATCAATTGAGGTACATATCACTTTAACCTAACTAATTATATGGTATTAAAGAATAGTAAAATACTTTCCAGGCTTAAGACTATTTCTCTTTATAGCTTAAGTCAAATTCTAACCGTTTTTTCTGTTCTTTTACTATCATTTATTATTATTAAATATCACAGTACAGAGTTATGGGGTCAATATGCAGAAATATTGATTTGGAGTAATTTTTTTATTCTTTTTCTAGGTTTTGGCAGTCAAGATTTTCTTTTAAAATCTTTTAGTAACTCACCTTCAACAATAAATCAAGATTGGAGTACTAACATTAGTACAAGAAGTTTATTACTAATTCCTAGCATTATTATCATTTATTTTATTCCTATTTTTAAAGGATTAGAAGTTCTAATTTTTGCTTTAATAGGAATACAATTTATTAATCAATCATTTAAAGTCTTAATTTTATTTAATAAAGACTTTAAATTTAGTATTTGGGTAGAATTCGTATACAACCTAATCATACTCTTTACTTGTTTATCCATTATAAATACCTTAGATATAAAAAGCCTACTACTTATTATAAGTAGCTGTCAAATTATTAAACTTATATGCTATTTTTTTTATTACCATAAAGAGTTTACTAGTATTTCATATCGAGTTAAATTTAATATCATTAAGCAATCTCTTCCTTTTTTTATTCCATTGGCAGTTGGTACTATTCGTGTAAAAGTCGATGCCTATTACGGCACCTATTTTTTTAATTTTAGTACATTAAGTAAATATCAGGTGTTTATAAGTTTTCTTGCACTTGCGCAAATGGGAAGTTCTTTTTTTTTAAATCCTTTTTTAAAAAATTTTTACCGATCTAAAGATTCATTAATATTAAAATTAAAAAAACGTTTATTTTGGTATGGATGGCCATTCGCCTTAATGATTACTCTAGGAATGTATATCGTTATTGAGTATATATATGAATTACATTTTACTAACTTACAATACTTTCTTGCTTTTATTTATATAATCCCAGTTCTTATACACGTTTTAATTGTTAATGAATATTATAAAAAAAATATGCAATCCAGTATTGCTATTATTGCTTCTATTTTAGCTATTTTTCAAATTATTTCTGGGTATTATTTAATAAAACTATGGGGAATAAACGGTGCTCTTATTCTAAAAACTTTGGGACAATGGGCTATTATACTTACCCTTTGGTTTTGGATTAAAAAAAAACCGATAATGATTAATAATGGATAAAAAAATACTTGGGATATCTGCATTTTACCACGATTCTGCGGCTACACTTATTATGGGTGGAAACATTATAGCTGCAGCGCAAGAAGAGAGATTTACTAGAGAAAAACACACCCCAGATTTCCCAATTAATGCTATAAAGTATTGTTTGGAAGAAGCAGGATTAAGTATTAACGAGCTTGACGCCATCATTTTTTATGATAAGCCATTACTTAAGTTCGAACGATTATTACAAACATATTATGCATTTGCACCAAAAGGTCTTATTTCATTCTTAAAAGCTATACCCATATGGCTTAATGAAAAAATGTTTCTTAAAAAATTAATATATAATGGTTTAAAAGAAATTGATGAATATGACAAGAAAAAAGTAAACTTACTATTTTCTGAACATCATTTATCTCACGCAGCAAGTGCATTCTTCCCTTCCCCATATAAAAATGCGGCTATTTTAACTATTGACGGAGTTGGTGAATGGTGTACTGCATCTATTGGTATTGGTGAAGGGAATAATATTAAAATACTAAAAGAAATGGAGTTCCCACACTCTGTGGGCTTATTATATAGTGCTTGTACTTACTATCTAGGATTTACCGTTAACTCAGGCGAATATAAAGTAATGGGTTTGGCTCCTTACGGCAACCCAAAATCCAACGAGTTTACCAAATTTGTTGAACTTATTAAAACGGTTCTTATTGATATCAAACAAGATGGTTCGATATGGTTAAATCAGTCATATTTTAATTATGCTACTGGTCTAAGAATGGCAAAAGACAAAAAATGGGAAAGTCTATTTGGTTTTACAAAAAGAGACCCGGAAACAAAATTGTATCAGCATCATTGTAATTTCGCGTTGGCAATACAGAGGGTAACCGAAGAAATTGTTTTAAAAATGGCTAGAGAAGCAAAAAAAGTTACGAGGTCAGATTACTTATGTTTGGCGGGTGGTGTAGCACTAAACTGTGTTGCGAATGGAAAATTACTAAAAGAAAATATTTTTAAAAATATCTATATTCAACCTGCATCAGGAGATGCTGGAGGCTCACTAGGAGCAGCATTTACAGCTTATTTTAAGTACTTTGATGGAAAACGAGGTATAATTCATAATGAAGACAAAATGCTTGGGTCATATCTAGGTCCAGAATTTTCTGAAAAAGAAATAGAGCTAATGAATCGTAAAGTTAAAGCAGTCTATAAAAAAAAGAAAGACTTCTCTCAACTTACCGATTTAGTGGCACAAAAAATAGCAAATGGTAATGTAATAGGGTGGTTTCAGGGTAGAATGGAGTTTGGTCCCAGAGCTTTAGGTAATAGGAGTATTATAGCTGACCCTACTAACCCTGAAATGCAGAAAAAATTAAACCTTAAAATTAAATATAGAGAAGGCTTTCGTCCGTTTGCGCCATCCGTATTAGCCGAAGATGCGACTAAGTATTTTGACATTCTTAATGATGCTCGGTATATGCTCACTACAACATCAATAAAAGACGAGTTGAGAAGTAATCTTCCTGTTGATTACCATAATATGCCTTTATTAGATAAATTATATTACAAAAGGAGTATTGTTCAATCCATAACACATTTAGACTTTTCTGCTAGAGTACAAACCGTTCATAAAGAAACTAATTATCGATATTGGCAACTAATACAAGCTTTTAAAAAGCATACTGGATTTGGACTTGTAATAAATACTAGTTTTAATGTGAGAGGAGAACCAATTGTTTGTAATCCTTATGACGCATATAGATGTTTTATGAGTACTGAAATGGATTATTTGGTAATTGGTAATTTCGTTTATAGTAAAACCGAACAACCCAATTGGCAAAATAAAGAGAAATGGCGTGTTAGATTTAAAAAAGATTAAAAT from Flavivirga spongiicola encodes:
- a CDS encoding B12-binding domain-containing radical SAM protein — encoded protein: MLDIVFSHSYYYKFDQKQWKNKTPYPPLGTIYAASYLREHGYTVDLFDANLLDDPKTIKPYLEIHKPKTFVLYDDGFNYLTKMCLTTMREAAFEMIKIAKEIHCNVIVCSSDSTDHYEKYLDYGADFVIQGEGEITLKELVTALENNKDTSLIQGIVFKNDDGIIKNPSRAVLKELDTLPLPAWDLVDIEAYRTIWESHGNKFTLNIATTRGCPYKCNWCAKPIYGNRYNSHSPEYIIKHIKYLVEKYHVNSFWMCDDIFGLKPNWVQQFNSNLKTEKLSISYYIQSRVDLLLKEDTIEALAESGLREVWVGAESGSQAILDGMDKGITVSQIYEATRLLKEKNVRVAFFIQFGYLKETKEDIYKTIRMIKTLVPDNLGISVSYPLPGTKFYEKVKDDLKLKTNWTDSDDLAMLFKGTFNSRFYKKLHRYVHKEYRKSQGEANLKKVLKNPFSITKSELRSILLYGYYVPSALLDKIILKNMEHNYA
- a CDS encoding glycosyltransferase family 87 protein, which produces MKNAINNTYIGLTFIFIICSLFIYKAFYFPIHDFANYYFSAFFLKGGDFTSNIYFPHYFNLKIADLDYHNIFVSYAPNTPFLALLFVPFTLCTVTVSKLMFNILGLILFLYSLKKLFEVYKIKAHYLYIIPLVFFIPLKNNFLFGQTYLILFFLLSEGFLAYKNERFFKMSLFWGFAILLKVFPIILFGLLLFKKKYKAFIYLGLSCALLLGASLIANGSEVWEFYFTSVLPKFNNGEIAKEFALNYQSMFMLLKGIFMSNTLAFSITLLLFKLIIIVISYFFTRQETSEIKTFSFWIFLTILLSPYGSSYSNILLLFLFVFYLNHLTFDYKNIVIISLFFLIANIPIHFFAKFPLPFSFPKLVLSILLFAFLIEKSFKYIRWKLSVCFISSIVLIAILLNNWKNQNQDNYPLVESQPILTYDYTVIDGLLNYIYWNQNGKNTQSTEIRTKDIDTSQVYLKSNQVFYKNKQLTFNNDNKLKPAVINDTTLIYLSDFKRGIGFYQLRYISL
- a CDS encoding class I SAM-dependent methyltransferase; this encodes MPNDFDIAAKNYDNVFTFSKIGSAQRQRVFNYLNPIINTTKKLSVLELNCGTGVDAIKLANLGHHVLATDVSKSMIDIAKTKETPKNLDFKIQDINTISNQTFQKQFDLVFSNFGGLNCLSKVELETFIKKTKNLLTPNGKLILVIMPKFCLWERLYFYLKGDLKNAKRRHTQKSVLANVDGAKVPTWYYNPKDVISLAKTQYKSERLKPIGISIPPSYLEGSFLSKKPFLDILIGIEKIIGFSFMAKYADHYLIELTKK
- a CDS encoding YceI family protein encodes the protein MKKIFLLMTFFIGLGLSAQSKYLTKKGSVAFEASVPSFEEVKASHNSVTAIVNSENGEFAALVLIKGFRFKNALMEEHFNENYAESDTYPKATFKGQILDFSLNKLNAQKQSFLINGQLTFHGKTKQLDSTNIDITQNEGLITISGAFLANASDFDIKIPKVVKNKIANDINVSFNFSLKKK
- a CDS encoding nucleotidyltransferase domain-containing protein — translated: MDTLKTLLYFSIFKYPLTEEEIYKFSRLTSKELMHEEIDFLLQKSIIYKFDGFYSTINDIATVHRRTEGNRMAKNIMPKAFRVAKLITQFPYVEGVSLSGALSKGYYDNDGDIDFFIITKPNRLWIARTLLILYKKIFLLNSKKYFCVNYFISSSNLEIFEQNRFTATEAITLIPVSGKAVYTSFIKENPWTKDYFPNIGPFDSSTINDYKKAWLSLLLQRILNTKIGDFLDNFFRKITLKKWHSKFGHLEKDDFEIAMKSTKNISKHHPQNFQKKVIDLLNEKYDTIRKLYNLDLHSEHA
- a CDS encoding glycosyltransferase family 2 protein; protein product: MLNNKKIIVVLPAYNAEKTLKKTYYDIPFDIVDDVILTDDFSDDKTIKIAQDIGIKHVIKHAKNKGYGANQKSCYKKAFDLNADIIVMLHPDYQYNPKLIPAMCTLIANDTYNVVFGSRILNGSAIKNGMPIYKYTFNRLLTFFQNILMNQKFSEFHTGYRCFKASVLQQVPFEKNSDDFIFDNQIIAQLCYINASFGEVSCPAKYEKDSSSINFIRSSKYGLGVLSVSIKYLLQKLKIFNFSIFKGL
- a CDS encoding B12-binding domain-containing radical SAM protein, with product MSLVLTHAYYLNEDPKELLIMKPYTPLGLLYISSYLNEKNVENHVFDSTFYSQEEQLAFIQNKQPKAVAIYTNLMTKINVIKLIKLLKNDSKYGFPKIILGGPDITYNCENYLNTGAHFLVIGEGEQTTLELYHAILNDSNYQNIPGIAFLENTSIKKTAPRTKIKDLSELPLPNREAIPIDKYLDTWKTYHGKSSMTVSTQRGCPYTCKWCSTAVYGQSYRRRPADMVAAELRMLKDTYKPDAIWFVDDVFTVSHKWIQSFHQEVIKQNAVIPFECITRAERLNDEILQLLKEAGCFRIWIGAESGSQKIIDAMDRRVDVDVVKEAIQKTNALGIETGTFIMVGYPGEDETDINKTISYLKAANPTHFTITVAYPIKGTSLYNEIKDKITVQPNWETSTDRDIDFTRTYSRKFYDYAVKRIVNEVNSHKEISKGENKNLLFFLKLKIKSVLANLLMKAYA